The nucleotide window AGGAGTAATGAATGGGGATTATTATTGTCTGCTTTTTTCGATAAAGTGCTGGAAGAGTCCTACAATTTTTATTTCTTACTTCTTAATTAAAAACTGACCTAAAATACATCCTATGGTATCAAAAATTAAATCTCCTGGATCACATTTTCTGCCATGAACAAATGATTGATGGAATTCATCAGAGACTCCATAAATAACTCCAATCAAAACAGCTAAAATACTTACGTATTTAAAGGAAGAAGAACTTAAAGCTTTCTTTAGTAACAAACTTAAGATCATGTATTCAACTAGATGAATTATCTTATCGCTAAAAGGAAAAATAAGAGGAATATCTTTACCTGGAATTGAAGATAAAAAGAATATGATTACCATGTAAGTAAAAGTTA belongs to bacterium and includes:
- a CDS encoding VanZ family protein is translated as MIIFHLIYFKLESKMMKSQKIWWLVTFTYMVIIFFLSSIPGKDIPLIFPFSDKIIHLVEYMILSLLLKKALSSSSFKYVSILAVLIGVIYGVSDEFHQSFVHGRKCDPGDLIFDTIGCILGQFLIKK